In a genomic window of Lepisosteus oculatus isolate fLepOcu1 chromosome 3, fLepOcu1.hap2, whole genome shotgun sequence:
- the LOC138237677 gene encoding zona pellucida sperm-binding protein 3-like isoform X1, translating to MWVSGISLFSFLVFGRFCDATTWRSAPGRRTGITHKGAVFYDVPRFPQQDTPLVRAVSVACGESQIVVQVRRDLFGTGQLINSSDVSLGGCAATRQDDAAQVLIFESELQACRSSLTSAPEELVYNFSLNYTPRAIANTPIVRTNGAVVGIECRYMRFHNVSSSALKPTWVPYTSTKSAEDVLDFSLVLMADDWSSPRTSNVFYLGDVLNIEASVSQADHQPLRLFVDSCVATLVPDQTSTPRYAFIENHGCLTDAKTTGSSSQFMPRPQDGKLRMKLDAFRFYQDARSSIYITCLLKVTAASQSVDSLNKACYTTGNVWTSVDGSDQVCSCCDSSCPTTKSRHWMRMKRDLGSKEVAAAEWEGDATVGPLFVLGEQAVDRPAEVKGQRSLLRAQEEGDATGVSAEPVILAALGAVVGLVCVAVLGTVLYRRLQSKSTELTVEK from the exons ATGTGGGTTTCGGGCATTTCTCTCTTCAGCTTCTTGGTGTTCGGGCGTTTCTGTGACGCCACTACATGGCGCTCGGCGCCCGGACGGCGAACCGGTATCACGCACAAGGGGGCTGTGTTTTACGACGTTCCTCGGTTTCCACAGCAGGATACGCCGCTCGTGCGGGCTGTGTCGGTAGCGTGCGGAGAGAGTCAAATCGTGGTGCAAGTCAGGAGAGACCTGTTCGGTACCGGTCAGCTGATCAACTCCTCGGACGTCAGTCTGGGAGGCTGTGCGGCCACAAGGCAAGATGACGCGGCGCAGGTCCTGATCTTCGAGTCCGAGCTGCAGGCGTGTCGTAGTTCGCTGACG AGCGCACCAGAGGAGCTAGTGTACAACTTCTCTCTCAACTACACCCCGCGGGCGATTGCCAACACCCCCATCGTGAGAACGAATGGCGCCGTTGTCGGTATTGAGTGTCGCTACATGAG GTTTCACAATGTGAGCAGCAGCGCCCTGAAGCCCACCTGGGTCCCCTACACTTCCACCAAGTCTGCGGAGGATGTCCTGGATTTCTCCCTGGTGCTCATGGCTG ATGACTGGAGCTCCCCAAGGACCTCCAACGTGTTCTACCTGGGGGACGTCCTGAATATTGAAGCCTCCGTCAGCCAGGCCGACCACCAGCCCCTCCGGCTCTTTGTGGACAGCTGTGTGGCCACCCTGGTGCCTGACCAGACCTCTACCCCCAGATATGCCTTCATTGAGAATCATGG gTGCCTGACTGATGCCAAAACTACAGGCTCCAGTTCTCAGTTCATGCCAAGACCCCAGGACGGCAAGCTGAGGATGAagctggatgccttcaggttctATCAAGATGCCAGGAGCTCA ATCTACATCACCTGCCTTCTGAAGGTGACTGCTGCTTCCCAGAGTGTGGACTCCCTGAACAAGGCCTGCTACACTACTGGGAATGT GTGGACATCTGTGGATGGGAGTGATCAGGTgtgcagctgctgtgactccAGCTGTCCTACTACCAAATCCAGGCACTGGATGAGAATGAAGAGGGATCTGGGATCTAAAGAGG TTGCAGCTGCTGAGTGGGAAGGCGATGCCACAGTTGGTCCTCTGTTTGTGCTGGGAGAGCAGGCTGTTGACCGCCCAGCAGAGGTGAAAGGTCAGAGGTCTCTGCTGAGAGCACAGGAGGAAGGTGATGCAACAG GAGTGTCTGCTGAGCCTGTGATCCTGGCTGCTCTGGGGGCAGTGGTGGGGCTGGTCTGTGTGGCTGTGCTGGGGACTGTCCTTTACAGGAGACTGCAGAGTAAATCCACTGAGCTGACTGTGGAGAAATAA
- the LOC138237677 gene encoding zona pellucida sperm-binding protein 3-like isoform X2, whose translation MWVSGISLFSFLVFGRFCDATTWRSAPGRRTGITHKGAVFYDVPRFPQQDTPLVRAVSVACGESQIVVQVRRDLFGTGQLINSSDVSLGGCAATRQDDAAQVLIFESELQACRSSLTSAPEELVYNFSLNYTPRAIANTPIVRTNGAVVGIECRYMRFHNVSSSALKPTWVPYTSTKSAEDVLDFSLVLMADDWSSPRTSNVFYLGDVLNIEASVSQADHQPLRLFVDSCVATLVPDQTSTPRYAFIENHGCLTDAKTTGSSSQFMPRPQDGKLRMKLDAFRFYQDARSSIYITCLLKVTAASQSVDSLNKACYTTGNVCSC comes from the exons ATGTGGGTTTCGGGCATTTCTCTCTTCAGCTTCTTGGTGTTCGGGCGTTTCTGTGACGCCACTACATGGCGCTCGGCGCCCGGACGGCGAACCGGTATCACGCACAAGGGGGCTGTGTTTTACGACGTTCCTCGGTTTCCACAGCAGGATACGCCGCTCGTGCGGGCTGTGTCGGTAGCGTGCGGAGAGAGTCAAATCGTGGTGCAAGTCAGGAGAGACCTGTTCGGTACCGGTCAGCTGATCAACTCCTCGGACGTCAGTCTGGGAGGCTGTGCGGCCACAAGGCAAGATGACGCGGCGCAGGTCCTGATCTTCGAGTCCGAGCTGCAGGCGTGTCGTAGTTCGCTGACG AGCGCACCAGAGGAGCTAGTGTACAACTTCTCTCTCAACTACACCCCGCGGGCGATTGCCAACACCCCCATCGTGAGAACGAATGGCGCCGTTGTCGGTATTGAGTGTCGCTACATGAG GTTTCACAATGTGAGCAGCAGCGCCCTGAAGCCCACCTGGGTCCCCTACACTTCCACCAAGTCTGCGGAGGATGTCCTGGATTTCTCCCTGGTGCTCATGGCTG ATGACTGGAGCTCCCCAAGGACCTCCAACGTGTTCTACCTGGGGGACGTCCTGAATATTGAAGCCTCCGTCAGCCAGGCCGACCACCAGCCCCTCCGGCTCTTTGTGGACAGCTGTGTGGCCACCCTGGTGCCTGACCAGACCTCTACCCCCAGATATGCCTTCATTGAGAATCATGG gTGCCTGACTGATGCCAAAACTACAGGCTCCAGTTCTCAGTTCATGCCAAGACCCCAGGACGGCAAGCTGAGGATGAagctggatgccttcaggttctATCAAGATGCCAGGAGCTCA ATCTACATCACCTGCCTTCTGAAGGTGACTGCTGCTTCCCAGAGTGTGGACTCCCTGAACAAGGCCTGCTACACTACTGGGAATGT TTGCAGCTGCTGA
- the LOC138237842 gene encoding zona pellucida sperm-binding protein 4-like, protein MFKFPVSACGTRMRVEAGAVVYENLMNSSFEVRPGPDGSITRDSAYRLFFQCRYADDELVPLQAVVYTVSPPPPAVAPGPLRVELQLARGEQYDSYYSEGDYPVTKVLQDPVYVEVHILQRTDPNIVLTLGDCWATSTPSPLSQPQWSLLVAGCPYRDDNYQTTLIPVGGSSGLLYPTHYQRFMVRMFTFVDPASQLPLKETVYIHCSAAVCQPTATDHCVPTCSRRRRAAAAHGGSSKDTAVVSSGEVILTASELPAQGEAHRLWSEVPQVFSYGLLAVAASTVLVVSALLLVAGWRFRPCTQNKAVTGA, encoded by the exons ATGTTCAAGTTCCCAGTCAGTGCCTGTGGCACCAGGATGAGG GTGGAGGCTGGTGCTGTAGTGTATGAGAACCTGATGAACTCCAGCTTCGAGGTGAGGCCGGGACCTGATGGCTCCATCACGAGGGACAGTGCCTACAG GCTGTTCTTCCAGTGCAGGTATGCAGATGATGAGCTGGTTCCTCTGCAGGCAGTGGTCTATACGGTCTCTCCACCCCCTCCAGCAGTGGCCCCAGGACCCCTCCGTGTGGAGCTCCAACTGGCAAGAG GAGAGCAGTATGACTCCTACTACAGTGAGGGTGACTACCCTGTGACCAAGGTCCTGCAGGATCCTGTGTATGTGGAGGTTCACATCTTGCAGAGGACGGATCCCAATATTGTCCTGACGCTGGGAGACTGCTGGGCCACTTCCACCCCAAGCCCTCTGAGCCAGCCCCAGTGGAGCCTCCTGGTTGCTGG gTGCCCATACAGAGATGACAACTACCAGACCACTCTGATCCCTGTGGGCGGCTCCTCAGGGCTGCTGTACCCAACGCACTACCAGCGCTTCATGGTCCGGATGTTCACTTTTGTGGACCCTGCCTCCCAGCTCCCCCTGAAGGAGACG gTCTACATCCACTGCAGTGCAGCAGTGTGCCAGCCGACTGCTACTGACCACTGTGTCCCAACCTGCAGCAGGAGGA GAAGGGCTGCTGCAGCACACGGGGGCTCCTCCAAAGACACTGCAGTGGTCTCTAGTGGAGAAGTGATCCTGACTGCCTCTGAGCTCCCAGCCCAGGGTGAAGCGCATCGGCTCTGGTCCGAAG TGCCCCAGGTCTTCAGCTATGGCTTGCTGGCAGTAGCTGCCTCCACTGTGCTTGTGGTCTCTGCGCTGCTGCTGGTAGCTGGGTGGAGATTCAGACCTTGTACACAGAACAAAGCTGTAACTGGAGCATAA
- the LOC138237679 gene encoding zona pellucida sperm-binding protein 4-like: MEKSGVSGKVWSLCAWLFVLLDVALAQNQKCLVSDNDKVVCGDPTVTRADCEAGNCCFDQTSQRGCYYGNDVTVQCTRDGQFVVVVSRNATSPPLSLDSVSLLGGGSAACGPVGTTAGFAMFKFPVSACGTRMRVEAGAVVYENLMNSSFEVRPGPDGSITRDSAYRLFFQCRYADDELVPLQAVVYTVSPPPPAVAPGPLRVELQLARGEQYDSYYSEGDYPVTKVLQDPVYVEVHILQRTDPNIVLTLGDCWATSTPSPLSQPQWSLLVAGCPYRDDNYQTTLIPVGGSSGLLYPTHYQRFMVRMFTFVDPASQLPLKETVYIHCSAAVCQPTATDRCVPTCSRRRRAAAAHGGSSKDTAVVSSGEVILTASELPAQGEAHRLWSEVPQVFSYGLLAVAASTVLVVSALLLVAGWRFRPCTQNKAVTGA; encoded by the exons ATGGAGAAGTCTGGGGTTAGTGGGAaagtgtggagtctgtgtgcctGGCTTTTTGTGTTGCTGGATGTGGCTCTAGCCCAGAATCAGAAATGTCTGGTGAGCGATAATGACAAGGTGGTGTGTGGAGACCCAACCGTTACGAGAGCCGACTGTGAAGCAGGAAACTGTTGCTTTGATCAGACAAGCCAGAGGGGCTGCTACTATGGGAATGATG TGACTGTGCAGTGCACCAGGGATGGTCAGTTTGTGGTTGTGGTGTCCAGGAATGCCACCAGCCCTCCGCTGAGCCTGGACTCGGTCAGTCTGCTGGGGGGTGGCAGTGCAGCCTGTGGCCCTGTTGGCACCACTGCTGGCTTTGCCATGTTCAAGTTCCCAGTCAGTGCCTGTGGCACCAGGATGAGG GTGGAGGCTGGTGCTGTAGTGTATGAGAACCTGATGAACTCCAGCTTCGAGGTGAGGCCGGGACCTGATGGCTCCATCACGAGGGACAGTGCCTACAG GCTGTTCTTCCAGTGCAGGTATGCAGATGATGAGCTGGTTCCTCTGCAGGCAGTGGTCTATACAGTCTCTCCACCCCCTCCAGCAGTGGCCCCAGGACCCCTCCGTGTGGAGCTCCAACTGGCAAGAG GAGAGCAGTATGACTCCTACTACAGTGAGGGTGACTACCCTGTGACCAAGGTCCTGCAGGATCCTGTGTATGTGGAGGTTCACATCTTGCAGAGGACGGATCCCAATATTGTCCTGACGCTGGGAGACTGCTGGGCCACTTCCACCCCAAGCCCTCTGAGCCAGCCCCAGTGGAGCCTCCTGGTTGCTGG gTGCCCATACAGAGATGACAACTACCAGACCACTCTGATCCCTGTGGGCGGCTCCTCAGGGCTGCTGTACCCAACGCACTACCAGCGCTTCATGGTCCGGATGTTCACTTTTGTGGACCCTGCCTCCCAGCTCCCCCTGAAGGAGACG gTCTACATCCACTGCAGTGCAGCAGTGTGCCAGCCGACTGCTACTGACCGCTGTGTCCCAACCTGCAGCAGGAGGA GAAGGGCTGCTGCAGCACACGGGGGCTCCTCCAAAGACACTGCAGTGGTCTCTAGTGGAGAAGTGATCCTGACTGCCTCTGAGCTCCCAGCCCAGGGTGAAGCGCATCGGCTCTGGTCCGAAG TGCCCCAGGTCTTCAGCTATGGCTTGCTGGCAGTAGCTGCCTCCACTGTGCTTGTGGTCTCTGCGCTGCTGCTGGTAGCTGGGTGGAGATTCAGACCTTGTACACAGAACAAAGCTGTAACTGGAGCATAA
- the LOC138237678 gene encoding zona pellucida sperm-binding protein 3-like isoform X1, whose protein sequence is MWVSGISLFSFLVFGRFCDATTWRSAPGRRTGITHKGAVFYDVPRFPQQDTPLVRAVSVACGESQIVVQVRRDLFGTGQLINSSDVSLGGCAATRQDDAAQVLIFESELQACRSSLTSAPEELVYNFSLNYTPRAIANTPIVRTNGAVVGIECRYMRFHNVSSSALKPTWVPYTSTKSAEDVLDFSLVLMADDWSSPRTSNVFYLGDVLNIEASVSQADHQPLRLFVDSCVATLVPDQTSTPRYAFIENHGCLTDAKTTGSSSQFMPRPQDGKLRMKLDAFRFYQDARSSIYITCLLKVTAASQSVDSLNKACYTTGNVWTSVDGSDQVCSCCDSSCPTTKSRHWMRMKRDLGSKEVAAAEWEGDATVGPLFVLGEQAVDRPAEVKGQRSQLRAQEEGDVTGVSAEPVILAALGAVVGLVCVAVLGTVLYRRLQSKSTELTVEK, encoded by the exons ATGTGGGTTTCGGGCATTTCTCTCTTCAGCTTCTTGGTGTTCGGGCGTTTCTGTGACGCCACTACATGGCGCTCGGCGCCCGGACGGCGAACCGGTATCACGCACAAGGGGGCTGTGTTTTACGACGTTCCTCGGTTTCCACAGCAGGATACGCCGCTCGTGCGGGCTGTGTCGGTAGCGTGCGGAGAGAGTCAAATCGTGGTGCAAGTCAGGAGAGACCTGTTCGGTACCGGTCAGCTGATCAACTCCTCGGACGTCAGTCTGGGAGGCTGTGCGGCCACAAGGCAAGATGACGCGGCGCAGGTCCTGATCTTCGAGTCCGAGCTGCAGGCGTGTCGTAGTTCGCTGACG AGCGCACCAGAGGAGCTAGTGTACAACTTCTCTCTCAACTACACCCCGCGGGCGATTGCCAACACCCCCATCGTGAGAACGAATGGCGCCGTTGTCGGTATTGAGTGTCGCTACATGAG GTTTCACAATGTGAGCAGCAGCGCCCTGAAGCCCACCTGGGTCCCCTACACTTCCACCAAGTCTGCGGAGGATGTCCTGGATTTCTCCCTGGTGCTCATGGCTG ATGACTGGAGCTCCCCAAGGACCTCCAACGTGTTCTACCTGGGGGACGTCCTGAATATTGAAGCCTCCGTCAGCCAGGCCGACCACCAGCCCCTCCGGCTCTTTGTGGACAGCTGTGTGGCCACCCTGGTGCCTGACCAGACCTCTACCCCCAGATATGCCTTCATTGAGAATCATGG gTGCCTGACTGATGCCAAAACTACAGGCTCCAGTTCTCAGTTCATGCCAAGACCCCAGGACGGCAAGCTGAGGATGAagctggatgccttcaggttctATCAAGATGCCAGGAGCTCA ATCTACATCACCTGCCTTCTGAAGGTGACTGCTGCTTCCCAGAGTGTGGACTCCCTGAACAAGGCCTGCTACACTACTGGGAATGT GTGGACATCTGTGGATGGGAGTGATCAGGTgtgcagctgctgtgactccAGCTGTCCTACTACCAAATCCAGGCACTGGATGAGAATGAAGAGGGATCTGGGATCTAAAGAGG TTGCAGCTGCTGAGTGGGAAGGCGATGCCACAGTTGGTCCTCTGTTTGTGCTGGGAGAGCAGGCTGTTGACCGCCCAGCAGAGGTGAAAGGTCAGAGGTCTCAGCTGAGAGCACAGGAGGAAGGTGATGTAACAG GAGTGTCTGCTGAGCCTGTGATCCTGGCTGCTCTGGGGGCAGTGGTGGGGCTGGTCTGTGTGGCTGTGCTGGGGACTGTCCTTTACAGGAGACTGCAGAGTAAATCCACTGAGCTGACTGTGGAGAAATAA